A section of the Stenotrophomonas sp. 364 genome encodes:
- a CDS encoding methylglyoxal synthase, protein MRIGLAANRLHHHDKHAALFRWLRACDGGLRELGVELHAVGRTFDAIQRLGFLPDFAPLKRYPNGREGGLMKLVAEVVGMGSPERTLDGAIYLMDPVDPSSIFPEATALKRQCVIHGKPFISTVATARDWVEVERLHAGLPADPGADDLYAFERQTLALIAHDAMKPAILAFADEHFDLLSRFAHRVGTGTTGQRLNELAWSRGWPQDQAWVQRYQSGPMGGDAQIADRVLEGDCQRAIFFEDPHVARQHEADIQLLERAVTTVTDQAVCITAPRVATRWAQAATARATG, encoded by the coding sequence ATGCGCATCGGCCTGGCCGCCAACCGCCTGCACCACCACGACAAGCACGCCGCCCTGTTCCGCTGGCTGCGCGCCTGCGACGGTGGCCTGCGCGAGCTGGGGGTGGAGCTGCATGCGGTCGGGCGCACCTTCGATGCGATCCAGCGGTTGGGCTTCCTGCCCGATTTCGCCCCGCTCAAGCGCTATCCCAACGGGCGCGAGGGCGGCCTGATGAAGCTGGTGGCCGAAGTGGTTGGGATGGGCTCGCCTGAGCGCACCCTGGACGGGGCGATCTACCTGATGGATCCGGTGGACCCGTCGTCGATCTTCCCCGAGGCCACCGCGCTCAAGCGCCAGTGCGTGATCCACGGCAAGCCGTTCATTTCCACAGTGGCCACCGCGCGCGACTGGGTTGAAGTGGAGCGCTTGCACGCCGGGCTGCCCGCCGATCCGGGCGCTGACGACCTGTATGCGTTCGAACGGCAGACCCTGGCCCTGATTGCGCACGACGCCATGAAGCCGGCGATCCTGGCCTTTGCCGACGAGCACTTCGACCTGCTTTCACGCTTCGCCCATCGCGTGGGCACCGGCACCACCGGCCAGCGCCTCAACGAGCTGGCCTGGAGCCGCGGCTGGCCGCAGGACCAGGCGTGGGTGCAGCGCTACCAGAGCGGCCCGATGGGCGGCGACGCGCAGATCGCCGACCGCGTGCTGGAAGGCGACTGCCAGCGCGCGATCTTCTTCGAGGACCCGCACGTGGCCCGCCAGCACGAGGCCGACATCCAGCTGCTGGAACGCGCCGTCACCACCGTGACCGACCAGGCCGTGTGCATCACCGCCCCGCGCGTGGCGACCCGCTGGGCACAGGCCGCCACCGCCCGCGCCACCGGGTAG
- a CDS encoding YdcH family protein produces MDTLTPEQISVRLAELRQEHRVLDEQIQRMAANGEDELEAKRLKRRKLQLKDCIAKLADMLIPDEPA; encoded by the coding sequence GTGGATACCCTCACACCCGAGCAGATCAGCGTCCGCCTTGCCGAACTCCGGCAGGAACACCGCGTGCTGGACGAGCAGATCCAGCGCATGGCCGCCAACGGCGAAGACGAACTGGAGGCCAAGCGCCTGAAGCGGCGCAAGCTGCAGTTGAAGGACTGCATCGCCAAGCTGGCGGACATGCTGATTCCGGACGAACCCGCGTAG
- a CDS encoding FAD-dependent oxidoreductase — translation MSRKQAFQFLDLPRTMPQRIPVELRTSGDWGELYGKFGKEDAQFQAGRCLDCGNPYCSWKCPVHNAIPQWLQLVQENRIHEAATLCHSTNPLPEVCGRVCPQDRLCEGSCTLEEFGAVTIGAVEKYIVDTALATGWRPDMTAVEPTGKRVAVIGAGPAGLACADKLAHAGIQAVVYDRYEQIGGLLQFGIPSFKLDKAVISRRRNVLEGMGVQFRLGVEIGRDVSVDQLLAEYDAVFVGTGAYRYTDGGLLGQDLKGVLPALPFLVQNSRIVGGSDAHGRPIAGWEDQIALPDLEGKRVVVLGGGDTGMDCVRSAVRLGAAKVTCAYRRDEANMPGSAREVANAREEGVRFLFNRQPLSIEAGADDEVIGVMVVETRLDEPDAQGRRNAVPVEGSESLLEADVVIIAFGFSPSTPAWLTERGVEAGHNGRIIAGGKDRLPFQTAHPRLFAGGDAVRGADLVVTAVAEGRDAAASIAQLLAV, via the coding sequence ATGAGCCGCAAGCAAGCCTTCCAGTTCCTCGACCTGCCCCGGACCATGCCGCAGCGCATTCCCGTCGAACTGCGCACGTCCGGCGACTGGGGCGAGCTGTACGGCAAGTTCGGCAAGGAAGACGCCCAGTTCCAGGCCGGCCGCTGCCTGGACTGCGGCAACCCGTACTGCAGCTGGAAGTGCCCGGTGCACAACGCCATCCCGCAATGGCTGCAGCTGGTGCAGGAAAACCGCATCCACGAAGCAGCCACGCTGTGCCACTCCACCAACCCGCTGCCGGAAGTGTGTGGCCGGGTGTGTCCGCAGGACCGCCTGTGCGAAGGCAGCTGCACGCTGGAAGAGTTCGGCGCGGTCACCATCGGCGCGGTCGAGAAGTACATCGTGGACACCGCGCTGGCCACCGGCTGGCGCCCGGACATGACCGCCGTGGAACCCACCGGCAAGCGCGTGGCGGTGATCGGTGCCGGCCCGGCCGGCCTGGCCTGCGCCGACAAGCTGGCGCATGCCGGCATCCAGGCGGTGGTGTATGACCGCTACGAACAGATCGGCGGGCTGCTGCAGTTCGGCATCCCCAGCTTCAAGCTCGACAAGGCGGTGATCAGCCGCCGCCGCAACGTGCTCGAAGGCATGGGCGTGCAGTTCCGGCTGGGCGTGGAGATCGGTCGCGACGTCAGCGTGGACCAGCTGCTGGCCGAGTACGACGCGGTGTTCGTCGGCACCGGCGCTTACCGCTACACCGATGGCGGCCTGCTCGGCCAGGACCTGAAGGGCGTGCTGCCGGCGCTGCCGTTCCTGGTGCAGAACAGCCGCATCGTCGGCGGCAGCGACGCGCATGGCCGGCCCATTGCCGGCTGGGAAGACCAGATCGCCCTGCCCGACCTGGAGGGCAAGCGCGTGGTCGTGCTGGGCGGTGGCGACACCGGCATGGACTGCGTGCGCAGCGCGGTGCGCCTGGGCGCGGCCAAGGTGACCTGCGCCTACCGCCGCGACGAAGCCAACATGCCCGGCTCGGCACGCGAAGTGGCCAACGCGCGCGAGGAAGGCGTGCGCTTCCTGTTCAACCGCCAGCCGCTGTCCATTGAAGCCGGCGCGGACGACGAGGTGATCGGGGTGATGGTGGTGGAAACCCGCCTGGACGAACCCGACGCGCAGGGACGCCGCAACGCGGTGCCGGTCGAAGGCAGCGAATCGCTGTTGGAAGCAGACGTAGTGATCATCGCCTTCGGCTTCTCGCCCAGCACCCCGGCCTGGCTGACCGAGCGCGGCGTGGAAGCCGGCCACAACGGCCGCATCATCGCCGGTGGCAAGGACCGCCTGCCGTTCCAGACCGCGCACCCGCGCCTGTTCGCCGGCGGCGACGCCGTGCGCGGTGCCGACCTGGTGGTCACCGCCGTGGCCGAAGGCCGCGATGCGGCGGCCAGCATCGCGCAGCTGCTGGCGGTCTGA
- a CDS encoding recombination-associated protein RdgC — protein sequence MFFRNLTLFRFPTATDFSEVDTLLPQVLLKPVGPLEMNSRGFISPFGREEKAVFSHRIGDALWLTVGGEDKILPGAVVNDLLARKLEEIEEKEGRKPGGRERKRLKDDLLHELMPRAFVKSSRTDALIDLTHGYVAVDSSSRKTGENVMSDIRGLLGSFPAMPLNAEVAPRSILTGWIAGEELPTGLSLGEECEMKDPAEGGAVVKCQHQELRCDEIDKHLDAGKQVTKLALVFEDNLSFVLGDDLIVRKLKFLDGALDQLEHADDDGRRAELDARFALQSGEVRRLFLLLEEAFKLSKAD from the coding sequence ATGTTCTTTCGCAACCTGACGCTGTTCCGCTTCCCGACCGCCACCGATTTTTCCGAAGTAGACACCCTGCTGCCGCAGGTGCTGCTCAAGCCGGTGGGTCCGCTTGAAATGAATTCGCGTGGTTTCATCTCGCCGTTCGGCCGCGAGGAAAAAGCCGTGTTCTCGCACCGCATCGGCGACGCGCTGTGGCTCACCGTGGGCGGCGAGGACAAGATCCTGCCGGGCGCGGTGGTCAACGACCTGCTGGCGCGCAAGCTCGAGGAGATCGAGGAGAAGGAAGGGCGCAAGCCCGGCGGCCGCGAGCGCAAGCGCCTCAAGGACGACCTGCTGCACGAACTGATGCCGCGCGCCTTCGTGAAGAGCTCGCGCACCGACGCGCTGATCGACCTGACCCACGGCTACGTGGCGGTGGACAGCTCCAGCCGCAAGACCGGCGAGAACGTGATGTCCGACATCCGTGGCCTGCTCGGGAGCTTCCCGGCGATGCCGCTCAACGCCGAAGTGGCGCCGCGCTCGATCCTGACCGGCTGGATTGCCGGCGAGGAACTCCCGACCGGGCTGAGCCTGGGCGAAGAATGCGAGATGAAGGACCCGGCCGAGGGCGGTGCGGTGGTCAAGTGCCAGCACCAGGAGCTGCGCTGCGACGAGATCGACAAGCACCTGGATGCCGGCAAGCAGGTGACCAAGCTGGCGCTGGTATTCGAGGACAACCTGTCCTTCGTGCTGGGCGACGACCTGATCGTGCGCAAGCTGAAGTTCCTGGACGGCGCGCTGGACCAGCTTGAACACGCCGACGATGACGGCCGCCGCGCCGAACTGGACGCCCGTTTCGCCCTGCAGAGCGGCGAAGTACGGCGCCTGTTCCTGCTGCTGGAAGAGGCCTTCAAGCTCAGCAAGGCTGACTGA
- the ttcA gene encoding tRNA 2-thiocytidine(32) synthetase TtcA, with amino-acid sequence MNSAVIRLPDPVPRARDPRAADAAQDKLARRLRRQVGQAIADFGMIADGDKVMVCLSGGKDSYTLLDVLLQLQKKAPVRFELVAVNLDQKQPGFPAHVLPQYLESIGVAYQIIEQDTYSVVSRVIPEGRTMCSLCSRLRRGALYRHAAENGFSKIALGHHRDDSVATFFLNLFHHAKLSAMPPKLRSDDGQHVVIRPLAYVAEDDIRAYAQARAFPIIPCNLCGSQDNLQRRQVSQMLQQWEQQHPGRIDQIARALGTVEPSQLADPALFDFMALARSPATAVPSPPSAWADATPDIGGAPGPA; translated from the coding sequence ATGAATTCCGCCGTCATCCGCCTGCCCGATCCCGTCCCGCGCGCCCGCGATCCGCGCGCGGCCGACGCCGCGCAGGACAAGCTGGCGCGGCGCCTGCGCCGCCAGGTGGGCCAGGCCATCGCCGACTTCGGCATGATCGCCGACGGCGACAAGGTGATGGTGTGCCTGTCCGGCGGCAAGGACAGCTACACCCTGCTGGACGTGCTGCTGCAGCTGCAGAAGAAGGCGCCGGTGCGCTTCGAGCTGGTGGCGGTGAACCTGGACCAGAAGCAGCCGGGCTTCCCCGCGCACGTGCTGCCGCAGTACCTGGAATCGATCGGCGTGGCGTACCAGATCATCGAGCAGGACACCTATTCGGTGGTCAGCCGGGTGATTCCGGAAGGACGCACAATGTGTTCGCTGTGCTCGCGGCTGCGGCGCGGCGCGCTGTACCGCCACGCGGCGGAAAACGGCTTCAGCAAGATCGCCCTGGGCCACCACCGCGATGACAGCGTGGCCACCTTTTTCCTCAACCTGTTCCACCACGCCAAACTGTCGGCCATGCCGCCCAAGCTGCGCAGCGACGACGGCCAGCACGTGGTGATCCGCCCGCTGGCCTACGTGGCCGAGGACGACATCCGCGCGTATGCGCAGGCCCGCGCGTTCCCGATCATTCCGTGCAACCTGTGTGGCAGCCAGGACAACCTGCAACGCCGCCAGGTGAGCCAGATGCTGCAGCAGTGGGAGCAGCAGCACCCCGGTCGCATCGACCAGATCGCCCGCGCGCTGGGCACCGTCGAGCCGTCGCAGCTGGCCGACCCGGCGCTGTTCGATTTCATGGCGCTGGCCCGAAGCCCGGCCACCGCCGTGCCGTCCCCGCCGTCGGCCTGGGCCGACGCCACCCCCGACATCGGCGGCGCGCCCGGGCCGGCCTGA
- a CDS encoding SprT family zinc-dependent metalloprotease — protein sequence MSGFLRRLISPAAPTLQRDTVRLRLEDAEIDVLRVRDPRARRIKLSVDERGVRLTLPPRASLVMGERFLELHRDWLSTQLRSYQAQNLPPPLVIGEPGVLPLRGALLPLRWESGRFATMRIDSEGACLHWPARGTDATLRRTLREFYEAQTRADVGQWLPRYLPGLPRAPARLRLKVMSSQWGSLAPDGSMALDLALVLGRPSAFEYVLVHELCHLIQANHSPAFWAEVEQRFPAWRQERDYFQAEGRRLKAMLRQLLTPTP from the coding sequence ATGTCCGGATTCCTCCGCCGCCTCATTTCGCCGGCTGCCCCCACCCTGCAGCGCGACACGGTTCGACTACGGCTGGAAGATGCCGAGATCGACGTGCTGCGCGTGCGCGATCCGCGTGCGCGGCGGATCAAGCTCAGCGTCGACGAGCGGGGCGTGCGCCTGACGCTGCCGCCGCGGGCCAGCCTGGTGATGGGCGAACGCTTCCTGGAGCTGCACCGCGACTGGTTGTCCACGCAGCTGCGCAGCTACCAGGCGCAGAACCTGCCGCCACCGCTGGTGATCGGCGAGCCGGGCGTGCTGCCGTTGCGCGGTGCGCTGTTGCCGTTGCGGTGGGAAAGCGGCCGCTTCGCGACCATGCGCATCGACAGCGAGGGCGCCTGCCTGCACTGGCCGGCGCGCGGTACCGATGCCACGCTACGCCGCACCCTGCGCGAGTTCTACGAGGCACAGACCCGTGCCGATGTGGGCCAGTGGCTGCCGCGCTACCTGCCCGGCCTGCCGCGTGCACCGGCGCGGTTGCGCCTGAAGGTGATGTCCTCGCAATGGGGCTCGCTGGCACCCGACGGCAGCATGGCGCTGGACCTGGCGCTGGTGCTGGGCCGGCCATCGGCCTTCGAGTACGTGCTGGTGCACGAGCTCTGCCATTTGATCCAGGCCAACCATTCGCCGGCCTTCTGGGCCGAGGTGGAGCAGCGTTTTCCGGCGTGGCGGCAGGAGCGCGATTATTTCCAGGCCGAAGGACGGCGGTTGAAGGCCATGCTGCGGCAGCTGCTGACCCCCACCCCGTAG